In the genome of Hydrogenispora ethanolica, the window CGGCGGCGGCGATGCGTTGGGCGGCGCTGGCGGTATTGTGCTCGAAACGCCGGATGATCTCCGCCGCGTTGAGGCTGAAGCGGAAGCGGGTGTGGCCGCGGTGCTCCAGCTCCAGCAGGGAGTCGACGGCCGCGAATTTGGTGACCACCCGCATCCGGGCGAATTCGGCCGCGCCGAAGAAGCGGATCGCCTGGGCCAGGGAGCCGGTGAGGTGCTCCACCGCCAGGGGATCGGAGGTGCTGGCCGCCTCGAAGGTGGTGATCCGCGGCGCGTTGGCCGCGGTGATCTCGGCCACCTTCTCCAGGATCGCCTCGGTATTGACGTACACCCGGATATAGGGTTTCTTTCCCAAGTGGGTCTGGAGGTAGCAGTACTCGCAGCCCCCCGGACAGCTGGTGCCCAGGGCGAATTCAAAGTCGGCCGAAGGCTTGCAGGTATCCAGCCGCAGATCGCGCTTGACCCCCACTACCAGCGTCCGCTTGCTCTCGCTATAGCTTTGCTGCGGATTCGCGCCGGGAATGCCGGTCACCCGGTTGTGGGAGCCCGTCATCCGCACCGGAACCCCCTCCGCCTTCATCCGCTCCAGGAGCGCGGCTCCCAAGGGGTATTCGAGGGCGTCCTCCTCAAAAAAGACCCGTTGCGGTTGGAAAAGTTTCATCCTTCACCTGACCATATTTTTTAACGATTCCGATCCGAACCGGTTGCGGCACCGATAGTTTCTCCGGCGGCGGAAAAACTATGAGCGGACCGGTGCGGGCTTCGCCCGTATTGTAAGAATTGCGCCGGGCCGGTATAATAACAATGGGCTCCGCGCGGGGAGCCGGCCCCGGAACCGGACGGGACCGGGCCGGGCTGCGCGCCCGCGGGACCAATCCACAAGCGAATAATGGAGGCGGCACATGAGTGACTGGCGCAGCCTTGCCGCGGAGCGGCTGGGCGGGATCGAAACGATCCGGGACTTTCCGATGTCCCGGTTGACGACTTTTCAGATCGGCGGGCCCATCGACCTGCTGGTTCAACCGCAACATACCGGGGAGCTCCAACGGGTGCTCCAGTTTTGCGCGGCGGAAGGGGTGCCCTGGATGGTGTTGGGCCTGGGTTCCAACCTGCTGGTCCGCGATAAAGGGATCCGGGGGATCGGGATCAAGCTGGCGGGGGAGTTTTTGGAATGGCGGATGGATGGCCCGACGGCCCGCGCCGGCGCCGGCCTGGCGCTGGGCGATCTCTCCCGGGAGACCGCCTGTCTCGGCTGGTCGGGGTTGGAGTTCGCCTGCGGCATCCCGGGGACGGTCGGCGGCGCGGTCTTTATGAACGCCGGCGCCTATGACGGGGAGATCGGCCAGGTTCTGACGGCGGTCGAGGCCTGCTATCCCGATGGCGGCTACGTCCGGCTGAACGCGTCCGATCTGGAGCTGGGCTACCGCTTCAGCCGGTTCCAGCGGGAAAAGGCGGTGATCACCCGGGCCGATTTCGGGCTGCGGCCGGCGGCCAAAGCCGACGCCGAGGCCCGGATCACCGAGCTGACCTGCCAGCGCCAGAGCAAACAGCCGCTGGAGATGCCGAGCGCCGGCAGCGTATTTCGCCGGCCGGCCGGCTACTATGTCGGTCCCCTGATCGAACAGGCCGGGCTGAAGGGCTTCCGGATCGGCGGAGCCCAGGTCTCGCCGAAACATGCCGGGTTTATCGTGAATGCCGGAGGGGCGACCGCGGCCGACGTCCTGGCTTTGATCGAGCACATCCGCAGGGAGATCCGGGAAAGGTCCGGCGTCGAGCTGGTGCCGGAGGTCAGGGTGATCGGCGAGGAATAGATTTCGACTCAAATTTACGGAGGGCGGAGGATCCGGCCCGGCGGCGTCGAAATAAACGGAAGGAAACCCAAGGTAAGGAAGGATCCTCATGAAAAAACGCCTCGCTATCCTGGCTGGATTCCTATGGGTGGCCGTCGCCGGCGCGATTCCGGCCGCGTCCGCTCCGGCGGCTCCGGCCCCGGTTCCGCCTTATGCCGCCGGTCTGGCCGGCACGGAGACCCGCCTGTTGCCGGGCAACTATGATATCTGGTCTTGCGACTGGTCCCCCGACGCCAAACGAATGGCCTTCGCAGCCAAGATGCAGGGCGAGGAGAGCGGCCGCATGCGCACCTGGCTGTGGAGCCTGGATCCCGTCGCCAATCCGGCCGCGATTACCGGCAACGATCCCTACCTCGACTTTACGCCGCGCTGGTCGCCCGATGGCGCCCGCCTGGCCATCGTCCGGCGGAGCACCGCCAGGTCGAATACGGGAACCACCGCCGCCATCTGGCTCCGGGATATGGCGACCGGAACCGCCCACCCCCTGACCCAAGGGGGGAACGACCGCGATCCTTCCTGGTCCCCCGACGGCTCGCAGATCGTCTTCAGCCGGGCCATCGGACCCTTCCGGGCCCAACTGATGATCGTCAATGTGGCCGACGGCGCCACCCGGGTCCTGGCCGGCGGCGACAATGAGATCCTGACCAATCCGTGGTGGGGCCGGGATGGCCGGATTTACTTCACGCGCATCCGGCCGGTCACCAAGAAGGTCAGCATCAACAATCAGCATTATCAAGTGCAGGATTTCGGCAAGGGCAGCATCTGGTCGCTCGCTCCCGAAGAGCGGACCGCCCAGCCGGTCCTGGTCGATGATTATGATAACCGCTCTCCGGCACTGGCGCCGGACGGGCAGTGGCTGGCCTTTGTCTCCAACCGGATCGTCGTCAAGGACGGTAACGGCAAATTCGATCGGGGCGGCCTCTATGTGAAGAACATCGCCAGTGGCGCGGTTTATTTCATCACCAACAAAGTGGCCCTGATCGGAGGGTCGCTGGCCTGGAGCCCGGACGGCCGCAAGCTCGCCTTCTTTACCTATCGCAGCATCCGGCCGGCCATCTGGGTCATCGCCCTGCCGGCGCAAGTCCCGCCGCAGCCGGCCGCCGGCAAGAAATAAGCCCACCCCGTCGCCGCGGGGTGTCTTTTTGGCCGGGGGAGCATGAAAAAGCCCGGCCGGAGGAGAATAATAGCGGGCAGCGAAGGGATACCCGGATTTTTCACCGGGACCCGTTCTGGAATAGCCATCCGCAGGGTACCGGCTTTGGGGATGGGAATACGTGAAATATTAATCGGGGTGGTTCATTGTTTCAGCCGATTCATTCAAGCACCGTGGTGCAACAGATCATTGAGAAGATTACCCAGTCCTTGATCCGGGGCGAACTAAAGCCGGGCGACCGTTTGCCGCCCGAACCGGAGCTGGCGGTGCAGTTGGGCGTCAGCCGGACCTCGTTGCGGGAAGCCCTCAAGACCTTGGGCGGCCTCGGCGTGCTGGTGGCCAAGAAACGGGGCGGTACCTTCATTGCCACGGCGGCCTCGCAAGCCATGTTCGATCCGCTGATCTTCAACCTGATCATCGAGAAAGGCTCCAAGGACGAACTCTTCGAGCTGCGGGTGCTGCTGGAAGTGGATGCGGTCGAGCTGGCTATGAATAAAGCGACCCCGGCCGATTTTGCGTTGCTGGACGGGGATCTCAAACGCTTCGAGGAGAGTCTCCCCGGGGGCGACCTGGAGCTCCTGGCCGAGCTGGATCTGCGGTTTCATCTCAGGATCCTGGAAATGTCCAAGAATCAATCGTTCATCCGCATCAGCAACGTGGTGATGCAATTGTTCGCCTCGCCGATAGAGAAGACCATCAAGCAGATCGGCCCGGAACAGGTTCTCATCAATCACCGGGCGCTCTTTCAGGCGATGCGCGACAAAGATCTGCTCCGCGCCAAGGAGCATATCATCCGTTCCTTCGAAAGTTCCCGCCAGTTCATGTAGTCATCAAAAAAGCCGCCCTTGCCGGGCGGCTTTCGTTTTGAAAACAAGTTATCTGCGTCAGCGGTACTTATCCAATTGATAGCGGCAACTGGGATTCCAGAAGATCCATTCCGTGGCCCCGGCGTCCCGGACCGCCTGAATCTGCTTTTGAACCTCATTCCGGCCGTAGTGCGCCCCCAGGTTGAAATCCTGCAGCCAGGGCCGGAGCGACGTCGTGGTGTTGCCGGCCTTCTCCAAACGTTTCCGGGCGTCGCTGACGGCGCGGAGAACTGTTTCGTAAGGATGAAGGTTGGGATTGCCCAGGCCGAAACTGCCCGGCGCGTAATGCGAAGGGTAAACCATGGGCGAAACCACGTCGACATTGGCGATGACCTTCTCATACAGCTGGCCGATTCCCTGGTCATCGGGGACGCTGGTGGTAAGGCCGAAGATATCGGCGGAGACGGGGATGCCGGAGAGTTGCAGCTGTTCGCGGGCATACTGTAAAAAGTCGCGAATCACATCCTGTTTGAGCTTGCCGTCGCTGAACGGATAGACGCAACGCTCAATCGGGCCGTCGCTGGTAAAACGGACGTAATCAAACTGGATCTCCTGAAAGCCCAGGGAAATGGCTTCCCGGGCGATGGCGATGATGTAGTCCCAGTAAGCTTTGTTGTAGGGATCGACCCAATGCAGGCCTTTCCGGTCCACCCAGAGTCCGCCCGAACTGTCTCTAACGGCCCATTCCGGTTTGCGTTTGGCGAGAAAGGGGTCTTTGAAAACGACGATCCGGGCGATGGGGAAGATCTGATGCTGCCGCAGCGTTTCCAGGACCTTGACCGGATCGCCAATCTTCTTTTCCCAGGAACCGATGGCGTCCGCCAATGGCACCCGGGATTCGTAACTGATGGTCCCGGTATCGTCCTTGACGTCGACTACCAGCGTATTGAGCTCGGTCTGGTCGATGAGGTCGCAGATCCGGGCCAGTGATTTATTGGACCCGGCCACCCAGGCGGTGGCGTAAATCCCCTTCACGGCCGCAGGTTTCGGCCAGGGTGTCGGTGCCGGTGCGGCAAGCGGCGGCGCGGCTGAGGGCGTGGGAACCGGCGCGGGAGTGGCCGGAACGGGGGTGGCTTCGGGAAGCGTCGCTACGGATTGTTCCCGGGCTGGTTGTTTGGGGGCCGGTTGCTCCTGGACCGTCGCCGGCCCAATCTTTGTGGGCACGGCCCGCTGGGGAGTGGCGGGCTTGAGCCAGGCGGTCAGGAAGATCAGGAACAGAATGGGGAAGACGGGTAAGATGATCCAAAGTTTGTTGCGCACGGAATCCACCCTTATGGCTGTTTTTTTTGGAAGAATTCGCTGCCTGTCCCAGTTATACCTCTAAGAAATTGCAGGTAAATTAAAAGTCGGCGGATGAAGGCCGGAGGGCGTGCCGGGGCGGCGGGAGCCGGCTTTGGCAGAGGTTTTAGTGGGACCGAACTCCGGTTTGACGTGCGGTCGACGAGGCTTTATAATGAGAAGAGATATCTTTTAATTTGGGGTGAATGACCAACTGAAAAAGATCATGATTATCTACGCCGACAGCGGCGCCGGTCACCGCCGGGCCGCCGAGGCGCTGTATCAGGTGGTGACCGCCGATTACCCGGCGGCACAGGTCCAGTTGTTCGATGCCTTGCAATATACCACGGCGGTCTTCCGCCAGAGCTATCCCCGGACCTATCTGTATATGGTGAATCACTGCCCCTGGCTCTGGGGATCCTTCTATCATATGCTGGATAACGGCCGGGTGGATCGGTTCGCCCGCGCCTTCCGGCGCCAGACCAATGCCCAGCATTGCCGGAAACTTGAAAAGTATCTGCTGCAGGAGCAGCCTGATCTGGTGCTCACGACGCATTTTCTGCCGAATGAGATCATCACCCATCTCAAACGCAGGCACGGGTTCCGGACCTTCCTGGCTACCTGCATCACTGACTATTACCCGCATATCTTCTGGCGCGATCGCGGCGTGGATCTGTATTTCACGCCGCACGAGGAACTGACTCCCTGCCTGATCCGGATGGGGATTCCGGCCGAACGCATCCGGACGCTGGGGATTCCGATCGTTCCGGCCTTCAGCCGGCCGGCCGATCGCAATGCGCTGCGCCGCAAGTTCCATCTGGCGGATGACCGCTTGACGGTCTTGATCGCCAGCGGCGGTTTTGGGGTCGGACCCGTGGAAGACTTGGTCGTGGAGTTGGACCGGGTGGAAAAGCCCTTGCAGGTCCTGGTGATCTGCGGTAAAAACCCCAGGTTGCAGGAGGAACTGACCCGCCTGACCCAGGGGGCGCGGCAGCAGTTTCAAATCTACGGCTTTGTCGACAACATGCATGAATTGATGGAAGCCAGCGACCTGATGATCTCCAAATCCGGCGGGCTGACAGTGACCGAGGCGATGGCCAAGGGCCTGCCGCTGCTGGTCCTCAACCCCATCCCCGGCCAGGAGACGGGAAATTGCCAATTCCTGCTGCGCCACGGCGCGGGTTTGCGGGTCAAAGATCCGGCCCAGGCCCGGGAGGTTCTCGAAAGCTTGCTCGACCATCCGGAGCAATTGGCCGGGATGCGGGAGAACATGCGGAAACTGGGCCGGCCCGACGCCGCCCGGGAGATCCTGTCCGCCATCGCAACGGAGTTCCCGAAGGAACGCTGACGAGAACTGATAAAGCAGGAGGAACGCACCCCATGCCGGATCTGAAAACATTGACGGCCCGTTTGAATGCCTTGTATCACAAATCGCAAAAAGAAGGATTGACTCCAGAGGAGCTGGCGGAACGGGACCAGTTGCGCCGCCAGTACCTGGGGATGATTCGCAATCAGGTCCAATCGTCCCTGGAGCGGATTCGAGTCGTCGATGCGCCGGAAGAACACGAGGAGACCTGTGACCATCAGCACTGCGACTGCCATCACCCGGGTCACCGCCACTAAAAAAGGAGCGCTCCATGCGCTCCATTCTTTCCCGCCCCTTCCAC includes:
- the splB gene encoding spore photoproduct lyase, whose protein sequence is MKLFQPQRVFFEEDALEYPLGAALLERMKAEGVPVRMTGSHNRVTGIPGANPQQSYSESKRTLVVGVKRDLRLDTCKPSADFEFALGTSCPGGCEYCYLQTHLGKKPYIRVYVNTEAILEKVAEITAANAPRITTFEAASTSDPLAVEHLTGSLAQAIRFFGAAEFARMRVVTKFAAVDSLLELEHRGHTRFRFSLNAAEIIRRFEHNTASAAQRIAAAGRIARAGYPLGFIIAPLFIYPGYQAGYRELFRELARTLDPIPPDLSFELITHRFTASAKRVILERFPGTGLDLDETRRRRKYGQYGLVKYIYPEAEYAQLKETIQGLLARFFPAARIEYFT
- the murB gene encoding UDP-N-acetylmuramate dehydrogenase; this encodes MSDWRSLAAERLGGIETIRDFPMSRLTTFQIGGPIDLLVQPQHTGELQRVLQFCAAEGVPWMVLGLGSNLLVRDKGIRGIGIKLAGEFLEWRMDGPTARAGAGLALGDLSRETACLGWSGLEFACGIPGTVGGAVFMNAGAYDGEIGQVLTAVEACYPDGGYVRLNASDLELGYRFSRFQREKAVITRADFGLRPAAKADAEARITELTCQRQSKQPLEMPSAGSVFRRPAGYYVGPLIEQAGLKGFRIGGAQVSPKHAGFIVNAGGATAADVLALIEHIRREIRERSGVELVPEVRVIGEE
- a CDS encoding DPP IV N-terminal domain-containing protein; the protein is MKKRLAILAGFLWVAVAGAIPAASAPAAPAPVPPYAAGLAGTETRLLPGNYDIWSCDWSPDAKRMAFAAKMQGEESGRMRTWLWSLDPVANPAAITGNDPYLDFTPRWSPDGARLAIVRRSTARSNTGTTAAIWLRDMATGTAHPLTQGGNDRDPSWSPDGSQIVFSRAIGPFRAQLMIVNVADGATRVLAGGDNEILTNPWWGRDGRIYFTRIRPVTKKVSINNQHYQVQDFGKGSIWSLAPEERTAQPVLVDDYDNRSPALAPDGQWLAFVSNRIVVKDGNGKFDRGGLYVKNIASGAVYFITNKVALIGGSLAWSPDGRKLAFFTYRSIRPAIWVIALPAQVPPQPAAGKK
- a CDS encoding FadR/GntR family transcriptional regulator, producing MFQPIHSSTVVQQIIEKITQSLIRGELKPGDRLPPEPELAVQLGVSRTSLREALKTLGGLGVLVAKKRGGTFIATAASQAMFDPLIFNLIIEKGSKDELFELRVLLEVDAVELAMNKATPADFALLDGDLKRFEESLPGGDLELLAELDLRFHLRILEMSKNQSFIRISNVVMQLFASPIEKTIKQIGPEQVLINHRALFQAMRDKDLLRAKEHIIRSFESSRQFM
- a CDS encoding putative glycoside hydrolase, with protein sequence MRNKLWIILPVFPILFLIFLTAWLKPATPQRAVPTKIGPATVQEQPAPKQPAREQSVATLPEATPVPATPAPVPTPSAAPPLAAPAPTPWPKPAAVKGIYATAWVAGSNKSLARICDLIDQTELNTLVVDVKDDTGTISYESRVPLADAIGSWEKKIGDPVKVLETLRQHQIFPIARIVVFKDPFLAKRKPEWAVRDSSGGLWVDRKGLHWVDPYNKAYWDYIIAIAREAISLGFQEIQFDYVRFTSDGPIERCVYPFSDGKLKQDVIRDFLQYAREQLQLSGIPVSADIFGLTTSVPDDQGIGQLYEKVIANVDVVSPMVYPSHYAPGSFGLGNPNLHPYETVLRAVSDARKRLEKAGNTTTSLRPWLQDFNLGAHYGRNEVQKQIQAVRDAGATEWIFWNPSCRYQLDKYR
- a CDS encoding MGDG synthase family glycosyltransferase, which translates into the protein MNDQLKKIMIIYADSGAGHRRAAEALYQVVTADYPAAQVQLFDALQYTTAVFRQSYPRTYLYMVNHCPWLWGSFYHMLDNGRVDRFARAFRRQTNAQHCRKLEKYLLQEQPDLVLTTHFLPNEIITHLKRRHGFRTFLATCITDYYPHIFWRDRGVDLYFTPHEELTPCLIRMGIPAERIRTLGIPIVPAFSRPADRNALRRKFHLADDRLTVLIASGGFGVGPVEDLVVELDRVEKPLQVLVICGKNPRLQEELTRLTQGARQQFQIYGFVDNMHELMEASDLMISKSGGLTVTEAMAKGLPLLVLNPIPGQETGNCQFLLRHGAGLRVKDPAQAREVLESLLDHPEQLAGMRENMRKLGRPDAAREILSAIATEFPKER
- a CDS encoding DUF896 domain-containing protein, translated to MPDLKTLTARLNALYHKSQKEGLTPEELAERDQLRRQYLGMIRNQVQSSLERIRVVDAPEEHEETCDHQHCDCHHPGHRH